The following nucleotide sequence is from Synchiropus splendidus isolate RoL2022-P1 chromosome 1, RoL_Sspl_1.0, whole genome shotgun sequence.
CATGAGCAGACTGTTGTGTGACAAATTGACCACTCAACCTCTTAAGTCAACTTGAACAAAggcatttttttcaattcaattcaatttcttcGCTGTCTTTGACGTTCACATGGTCCAAGGTTGTCAGACAagtatttttttagttttgaaaaataagacatttttttgccattttcaaTAAGGTCCTTGTGTCTtaggacctttttttttaatcaccgaaattctacttctgcatttttaatcaatttcttcactttctttGCTGTTGACATTGTCCAAGGTTGCCAGACCATTTTTTTCTGAgtattatttttagttttgaaataaaaatcatttttgccattttgaataAAGGCCTTGTGTCTCAGgaccaatttaaaaaaaacgccAAAATTCGACttgtgcattaaaaaaaaggaaaagcaacAAGCGCAGTGACATGAACATatcaatataataaaaaaaagatggattttttaaaatacgGTTTGGTAGCTGCTATCGATGACTATGGTTGACgtcttgttttcattgaaatgggaGCGATATTATGTCACTTcatattttggtttaaaaaagaaagtgcGCCACAGAAAGGGAAGAATGTAATGTTCTCATACAAGCGTGTCAGAGGGTTGAAACTTGTCTGACCTTGGTCTTAGGTGGtttcatgttgtgtttgagtGATGTTTAAGGTTCATATGTTTTGCAACACTTATGGACATGACAAAAGCTTCAGCAGGTAGAGGCTGAAAGAATTGGAGGGTAGGAACAGAGAGACCGTAGCACTTTATGAAACTGGACCCTTCCCGGAgcacaacatgaaaaaatgcGATGGAAAATCTCGCCAACGTTGCTCTTGTTTTGATGCAGGATTTTCACTCTTTCTGCTGCCTGCAGGGTTCACATCGTCACATGGAACGTGGGAACAGCCGTCCCACCAGATGATATCTCAGCTCTGTTTGGCCCAAATGTTTCAGATGGAAGCGTGGACATGTTTATCATCGGGTGAGCGACTATTTCTCTCAGACTCAGCAGCGAGTCGGCGAGTGCCCACTTGGTCATCTGTTAACACCACTCTTCCATTCTCCTCCCACTCCAGCCTGCAGGAGGTCAACTCCATGATCAACAAGCGGCTGAAAGATGCTCTTTTCTCCGACCAGTGGAGCGATCTCTGCATGGACACGCTCAGTCCGTTCGGCTATGTTTTGGTCCGTTAGGCCTGCATTCACTTCGTAGGGAACTGCTATTAAAGTGTGCTCTGCTCCCTGTAGGTGGCGTCCCAGCGCATGCAGGGAGTCCTGCTGCTGGTTTTCTCTAAATTCTGCCACCTTCCGTTTCTCAGAGGTGTGCAGACGGAGAGGACGAGGACGGGGCTTGGCGGATACTGGGTATGTTGTTTATGGTGTGACCGGTTTTGTGGGTGGACCGGTGTGATATTTCAGGCCTTTGACCTTTGATCATGGGGCACGTGTGTGACcttcctgagtgtgatgacGTCAGCAGCACCTCTGCTGGTGGCGCAGTCACCTCTGTGAGGACGGTGCAGCAGCTGGCTCCTCAGTACTGGTCCTCTTATCCTGACCTTGTCTCAGAGCCCCACGCTACAAAATCATCTCATCACTATGTGTATATGTCcagaaaacaaaattgaaattaaGGTATGAAACCAGTAATATATACATCGGTTCCTAAAAGTGTTGCTAGGATACAAGTTTATggatatactgtatgtaaaGACAGTTCAATTGGTGACCAACTGCAGAGGGAACTATCACTATATGTTACGAATGATTCGttttatgaatgaaaacaatccTTTTTGTTTGAAGGGTAATAAAGGTGGTGTAAGTGCCAGGATGACGGTGTTCGGCCACCCAGTGTGCTTCTTGAACTGTCACCTGCCGGCTCACATGAGGAACCTGGAGCAGAGAATGGAGGACTTCGAGAGcatcctgcagcagcaacagttcGAGGGAGGAGCTGCCACCGGAGTGCTGGATCATGAGTAGGTGACGGTGAACCTCGTGTGTCAACATTTCACTCTCCGTTCTGGTGGAAAGTGATTTTGCATTGATTGGAGTTCATTGTAACGCTGTattgtcttcatcctcagcGTTGTCTTTTGGTTTGGGGATTTAAACTTCCGTATTGAAGACTACGACATCCATGTGGTGAAGTGTGCGATAGACAGTAATAAACTGCCGCTGCTGTGGGAGCGAGATCAGGTACAATGTCTTCTGACTGAAGGTTAGTACTGTGTTGTGGCAAACAGTGTTATTTTCAAGGGAGAAACAACATTCATGCTGAGGATTAAGCAACTCTAAAAAATGTCGACATCGCAAATCGTCAAGTAAATACATTTGTATATGAATTAAAGTGCTTTTTAAATCCAATAATTCCAGTATTATGATAGGTTATGGTAATATTTATCATTGTGATTTGTGATACCACTGAATTATTATGTACAATTATAAGTACCGTTGTAAATTATAATTACAAGCTGGTAACCTTTTGGAAGTTGTGACAATGTTCAATTACTTGTATACAAaagatgacatttcaacatcttaATTATTGTAAGGACATGGATAAAGCTGtgataaaacacaaataaagttgCATAGACCTATTTATTTGAGCTATTATCTCCATGCAGGAATGACCAATCTTGCAAGACAAATCAtcatattattcattgttttgttcattgttgtGAGTGTAAGCTTATTATTTTCATCGGTTTTTGCAAAGATGTCTCTACAGAGAAACAGTttagttcatttattttcactgttaacttattaaaaatattaaacagcCATTTAGATTATCTCCTTGACACCTGATGTATTTAAATATTGAGGGAAATGAAGGCATGGTGATGTATGATTATGTAGTCACCAATAATAACCGTGTTAAATGACATAGTGATCAAAATTTTccttattattaatttatgtgTAAAATCTGCGACATTTTACTATCTATCGACATTGTCCCGGACTGGGATGAATCGCGTAAATGCGTAAATTTACCGTCAGAATGGGTGAGTGGGTTCCAGCAAAgcgtccagcagagggcgcaaTTGAAcatgtcatttcatttgcttttattttaatctcTCAGCTCAACATGGCTAAAAACACCGAGTCCATCCTGGAGGGCTTCCTGGAGGGACCCTTGACATTCCCACCCACATATAAGTTTGATGTGGGCAGCCATACTTATGACACAAGGTTAGTCATCCTCCCCTTCACGGAGCCCCACTGATTTTCAGCGTCTTCACGTGTCCTCCTTCTTTCAGTGCTAAGAAGAGGAAGCCTGCATGGACGGATCGCATCCTTTGGCGTCTTCGTCGTACTGGCTCCCCGGTTCCTACCCACAATGCAGCGCTGCAGCGAGGCCTGACCTCATGGTTGGGGGGTGCCACCAAAGTGACCCAGCATGTTTATCAGAGTCACATGAGCTTCACCATCAGTGATCACAAACCTGTCTCCGCTCTGTTCTCCCTGCATGTGAGGTTTCTCAAGCAACATTCTCTCTTCACATGCTTGGTCTCTGGACATCTGTGTGGTTGACTCTCTGCTTTTATACTCCCAGTTTCCATTTAAGGTGGATTTACCGCTGGTGGAGCTGCATGTTGACAAAGAGTGGCAGAACCTTTCAGATAGTACAGCCAGGTTCACCTTTGCTACAAACTACCAACGGAGTTCCTGGGACTGGATAGCGATATACAAGGTATTGCGCCATCTCCTGGGAAGGGTTTGCAAAGGTTGATGCCAAATGTAAGGAGAAAATGCCTGTTTGCAGATCGGATTCAGACATCACAAGGACTACCAGGCTTACGTGTGGGCCAAGGGCGAGACCTCAACACATGTGCGATGACAGGATTTACCAGTGTGTGATTCTGCAGGGGATTCACTCTCACTCTTCCTACTATAGGTGACGTTCTCAGAGGAGGATCTGCCGAGAGATGACTGTGACTACATCCTTGGTTACTACAGCAACAATTTGAACAGCATAGTTGGATTGTCTGCCCCTTTTCAGGTGACTGTCTGCCAAAGAGAGAATttcattcatacatttatttctttgaaaTGTAGACAATTTTATACATATTAAGATATGTAAACTTAAAAACATTCagtttcaataaaacattttctaaaTATGATTTAGAATATCACAGTTCCACAATGCCTTATTTGACTCTACATCTCACTGTTTGCTgataaaaggaaattaaatgaggaggatgaaggtgtgGATGTGACATTACATAATATGAACTAACATGTTCAAAGCTCTTAACTAATGCCAGGAAGTAAACAAGGTGGCTTTGAATAAGGCCATTCTTAAAACCGCGATGTACAATGAGAGTTCAAGCTGGTGCATTTACCATCAGAATCTTTAGCTCTTTCTCAAACACCTGGTTGATATTTGCACGCTGTAAAGCTTCATGATCTCCTCCAAGTTAATTCACCACCCACACAGCAAAGAGCATGTTGACAATATAGAATCAATGTGTCAACTAGAAACCCTCAAAAGTGCAACTTTAATGGGCGCTCAAGTTTTGTATTTAGATACTTGCATACCTTGCCCAGCATTGCCTGTTTAAAGAAGTATGTGAAAGTCATTTTTGCCAGGAAAACAATGATCTGCATACTTATTTCACGAgtctgttccagaaagggctgaAATGAAGGCACATTCTTGttgttctgtttctgtttgagaATTTAGAAAGGCAAAGTGAACACTGTGGGGATGGCTGTAACAGTTCTGTGTGAAGGGGAGAAGTAATATTTCAATAATTCAGGCCCATTCTTTTTAATATTCCACAGATCAAGATTCCTGTCCACAGTCCAACAGCACATCGGTCCGACAGCTCAGATATCAGCTCAGAAGATGACAGCACCCTGGTTCTGCTGGCTCCAAACTCTCGTAGCCCGAGCCCAAAAACCACCAAGCACCGGCGTCACCGTGGCAGTCGCAGCCCAGTTGTGTCCTCAAACCCACTCCCCGCCCTGCAGGGCCTCAGTCTCTGCCCGCCAGCCCAGTCACACAGCCGCTCACCTGCCAAGAAAGAACGCTTGGTTTCACCTGACATACCTTCATCTCCCTCCATCAGCCCACTTAGTCCCAGAAGCCCTGTGTCTCCGGGAAGTGGCATCACAGCACCGGAAGCTCTGGTGGCAGCCATTTTGGGTGACCACAGACCACCTCAGGTGAGCCCAAAAGGGGCCAAGCAGATAGCCAAAGGAGGAGAAGCTGATTTCATCAAATAGCAAAAGCCAGCAGTGAGTCTGACCTTGCACTGTGCTTGTAAGGAGAAGCACACCGCTTGACTCATAACGGAGAATGCAAACATTCTACATCACCTTCTAAATAACTTGTGTGTGTCTTGAAGTCGGATGCAAACAGACTTCTTGGATCAAGTGCTTCTGTGAGCTGCGATATCAATGAAGAAGCGTATTGAATGTGAAACCAAAGTCAACCATGGGACTTCAAAGCAATACCACGCCGCTGTACCCAGAGCCAGAGCACAGTGTCGCAGGTTATATCACGTAAATGGACCGCGTTCTCTCATGTGACATGAACCCTTTTACGGAATGTGAAACCAAATTCAACGAGTGACTTGAACAGGCCATCTGAAATAATGTGTTGGCACACTGGATTGTATTAAATTCTACTCATAAATTGATGTGGTTTTAATGAAGTCTGCTGTTATATATTGTCATTGAAAAGAGTGATGAAGACTGGACACTTATCATCTCTGTCAATACATTAAGACCCTGGATCAACAGTCTGTGTGCGATGTGTCCTAAAGTAAGTAGTCTTTTACGGCTCAGTGAATCCCTGTTTTGTCTTAGGCTTacgttgtttgtttttgcctaATCTGCTGTCAGAAGTTTCCAAGAACTGTCTTGTGGAGGGATCTATTGGAAGAAAGTGCAAAATAAAGTTTCAAGTGTGGTTTGAGTTTCAATTTGTTCAAGCTCTGACACCGTACATTGACATGTAGCCTGTGGGAGGATGAGAAAATCTACGGATGGAGAAGACTTATCATCCATTCATGTATGAATGGAATTGCATGGGTTTGCATTGATTCTCTTCAACAAGAGTCAAAACAGTATGTTATGTCAGACTTCCTTCTCTGCTGTTCACCTCGCAACCCAAGGGGCAACCTGCATCTTGAAGCAGTCTGACATCCAACTCCCTTCCTTCTGCAAGCTTTCCACTTGTTTCCATTTTAAATTCACACATGAAAAACCTGTCCAGTGGGTGTAGCACTATAAGACAGTACTGGCATGATTTGGAGGTGATCTGAGTTACAATATACTTGAGCGAAGAATTCATTCTCAGCTCGACACGTGTCGTCATGTAAATAATACCCATCATCTTCCGCTTGCAAGGTGTCATTTACCATTTAGAGATAAGCTTCATGACTCTTTCAGTGACATAGCAGGGAAGAGTTTTTGTTGCAACAAATATATGGAAACTATCAAGTTTTGAGTGGGATGAGGTTATACTACTTGTGGGTATCATTTTCCTTGATACCCATTTTCCTTCCTAAATGAGAACTTTCCCTGTTCTCATTTACTTTTGCAATTGGTTGGTAGCTGTTTCTGAAGAGTGTTTCCATCCTTTGGCCATGATTGTGTCATTCAGTGTCTCagtgacaaaaataataatgctaGTGGAAAGATATTGAGCAGTAAGCAGTAATATTTTTTTGCCATATTTTAGCTTACAAATTCACCAATTTAAATGCAAGATACTGATTGAAAAACAtagtatttattttggacatgttATAAATTTGGATCGTGACTCTCTTGACTCTATAAAATCTTTGCAAATCTCTCGCTAATACTCAAAATTGAAGGTTAATTTACATGGTGCCCATGGCTAATGGGTCTCAATACACACCGGTTCTAAAGGCTTTTAGATTGTGGCTTTAGACTTAAGCGTCAAACAAGTAAATATGACATGCAAAGACAACAGGATCCTGCTGTATCAGCATATTAAATCCAGTTCTTTGCACTTTAGCTTTATtataatgtttattttgcttcctGTTTACATCATGTGGACCGATGTGACGCTAAATGCAAACGCTAGTGacacaggaaaagaagaaatatCACAACAGAATATCACGTCACTCATAGTTGATAACAGTACAGTAACATTTCTCTTCCTCTCGCGCTCCACTGCGAGCTAAAATCCTTTATGAATTGAATGTTGATGTCATTTTGTTTAATTGACTTATGTTTACCAGAGGCGGCCCGAGTGCATCACATGGTCCCTGCCTCCCACCACCATAGGCTGCGGAGGACAAGTCAGACCGGTCCAGGTGAGCCGTGCCGCCCTATATTAACAGCTGACCGGCCGCTCCAGAGTCCACGAGCTGAGCTCAACTCTCCAGCGGTGTCTGAGTTCGACTCATCGGCGCAGCCATCACAGTCCGCTttactactgccacctgccacCTTCAAGCTGCTCAGCTAGCCCGTCAGCTAACAGCGTGCCAAAATGAACGGTCAGCAAAACGGTTTCCATAACAACTCCATCAACGACGAGGACTGCTTCCTCTTCACGTCGGAATCCGTGGGAGAAGGGCATCCCGGTGAGTTCTCACTCCGCGCAGTAGGAAGCCACTGACTTGCGACCACCACCCAGCCTCTTGTCGATAGCGCATCTTGTTGACGTCATTTGACCGTTCATCTCTGCCGGCGCACTTTCTTAGTCTAAATACGCTTTGATCCTGTTATGAACTCTCTGACTTCAGATCTCTGACCATTCATAGATGTGGTTTCATACACGATCATTTACCACAGTCTTGATTGTTAAACGCGCATCCTGTCAGTCGAAAGCATTGTGGAGAGTTTTAAGATACCAAACATTCAGACACTTTACTTTAGTATTAATCGTAATATCtagacacaaaaaaatgaaaccatttttcatttttgcgaATCCTTCCTAAGTACAACACAACAAtactattattttaatttcatttacttATTGCTGTAGTCTTTGATTGTTTCACCGGTTGTAGTTTTGCATTAAACGTAATCAAACATATCTATTTTCCTATTTTACAATTTTTCATCCACAATGGCTTAGACATAACTTTTATTTAGATTGTGggtctttattttattgtttggtttATAACTGTGGAAGAGTTTATAAAAGCTCTTTAATCCTAATTGTTTTGCGTGGTAATAATGATAGATACAGTATGTGTATACAGTACATTATCAGGTCGCTCTCTCA
It contains:
- the LOC128752628 gene encoding phosphatidylinositol 4,5-bisphosphate 5-phosphatase A codes for the protein MTGEPQKSGPPPGPLTSISRPRPTALGTKAAPKVARISGDSLKKPDLMPLPIPRPDAANVTTHSPTDATHRLQSPHSPLPSLSPTSPQPSQQHNSPSSLSPQPQVIPSPGKTSPTQGQSSGDNTDFRVHIVTWNVGTAVPPDDISALFGPNVSDGSVDMFIIGLQEVNSMINKRLKDALFSDQWSDLCMDTLSPFGYVLVASQRMQGVLLLVFSKFCHLPFLRGVQTERTRTGLGGYWGNKGGVSARMTVFGHPVCFLNCHLPAHMRNLEQRMEDFESILQQQQFEGGAATGVLDHDVVFWFGDLNFRIEDYDIHVVKCAIDSNKLPLLWERDQLNMAKNTESILEGFLEGPLTFPPTYKFDVGSHTYDTSAKKRKPAWTDRILWRLRRTGSPVPTHNAALQRGLTSWLGGATKVTQHVYQSHMSFTISDHKPVSALFSLHFPFKVDLPLVELHVDKEWQNLSDSTARFTFATNYQRSSWDWIAIYKIGFRHHKDYQAYVWAKGETSTHVTFSEEDLPRDDCDYILGYYSNNLNSIVGLSAPFQIKIPVHSPTAHRSDSSDISSEDDSTLVLLAPNSRSPSPKTTKHRRHRGSRSPVVSSNPLPALQGLSLCPPAQSHSRSPAKKERLVSPDIPSSPSISPLSPRSPVSPGSGITAPEALVAAILGDHRPPQVSPKGAKQIAKGGEADFIK